In the Granulosicoccus antarcticus IMCC3135 genome, TATCATTAGCCTCCAGCTTGCCTGTTCGCCCCAGATCCATGAGCTGTTCCAGGTTCTGCACCGCACTGGACTGATAGCCTTGATCCTTCTTCGCCCCCAGCACCGACCTGGATACCGAGTAGAGCTCGTGCAGATACCGGCGAATATCAACCGGGTTGCAGATAACCAGCCGAATTTCCTTGCGCAGGACTCGTTGCAGCTCGCTCTGCCATTCATTATAGAAGGGCTCGGCGGTGCCAAACACCACATACTCGGGAGTGACATCCACGCAAATGATATTGAAGCGACTGGCGTAGGCATGCGACATCACTGCGGTAACAGCGGGAACATCCGTCTGCAGAGGATCGATACGCAGCCATTCCAGACCGACCTTTTTCGCCAGCCAGCGTGTCAGAAAATCCAGATCGATTTTCTGCGTCGGATCATGTGCATTGGTCCAGCCGCCAGCGGCAATGCGCTCCAACGGGCTTGCACCGCCACTCTGGGAATTTTTCTCCGGCTTGGCAATCGAACGCAACAGCGAACTGTTGGACTCTTCAATCAGACCGTCGATCAATAGACCATCCAGTACCGCTTCAAGCTCAAGCTTGCCGGTGACCGGGTCCGCAAAACGTTTGGCATCTTCAGTTAGCACTAGCGCTGCAAGGTTGACTGTTAACAACTCGCTATCGGCGCTTTGTGGCGGATGGTAAAGGAAACCCTTCCAAGGTATCGCCTGGATCACGAAGCAGGCCTTGGATGTGACACACTGAACACACCCATAGAATCAGGATAGTGAGTGCCCACGCGCATGACGTTCGACAATCAGACCCGAATATTGATCGTTTACGATTCCAACGGCGGCAACACCTACCGGATGGCCCAGCAGATTGCACGTGGAGTGGAATCTGTCAAAAACTGCCACGCCATACTCAGAGCGACCCCCAAGGTTGGCGATCGTAGCGCCACCGCGCTTCCCGAGGTACCAGAAAGCGGTGCACCTTTCGCTGAAACTGCTGATCTGCGCGAATGCGAAGGGCTGATCATCGGTAGTCCAACGCATTTCGGCAATATGTCGGCCTCACTGAAGTATTTTCTGGACCAGACGACAGAACAGTGGTTTGCAGGCACCTTGGCTGGCAAGCCCGCCGCCGCCTTTACCTCCACCGGCAGTATGCATGGCGGACAGGAATCGACACTGCTGAGCATGATGGTGCCGCTGTTGCATCACGGCATGCTCATCTGCGGGCTCCCCTACTCCAATCCGGAGCTGATGCAGACTCTACGCGGTGGCACGCCCTATGGTGCCAGCCATGTCGCAGGCGAAGACGGCAAGGCGCCACTAGCCCCTACTGAAACTGCCCTGTGCAAAGCCCTTGGTGCACGCGTGGCGTCTATCGCCCTGGCATTAACCAACAGCCCGGAGGCGGCCCGCTCATGAGCAAGACGAAAAAAGCACGCAAGCCACGCTATGAATCGCCCCACCATGCGCATATTGGCAGGCTGATGACACTGGTCGGCTACTTCGGCTTGCTGCTGTTGATCATCAACTGGTTCAGCTGGATTGCGCCACCTGAGCAAGTGCCGCGCTCACTGACCATTGCTGGCCTTGCCATACCGTTGTTATTCCCCTTACGCGGCATCATCCATGCGCGTCGCTACACCCACCAATGGGTGGGCTTTCTGAGCATGCTGTACTTCATTATCGGGGTCGATGTCTGGTTCAACCAACAAGCCATCGAGCAACTGCTGGGCATGAGCATGGTGTTGTTCAGCTTGCTGTTGATGGTCGGTAGCAGCATGTACTCACGCTACACCCCGACACCGCCGGAACTCAGAAAGCCTGTCGAAGATAAATAATCAGCGGACTCTGCCTGCCAGAGCCGCTCGTTCGGCTTCGCCAAAGACGCTCTTGATGAAAGGTACCGTGATTCGTCTCTGCTCACTCAGGGAGACATCATCGAGTGTATTGACGACATATTTCAACGTCGCCATGCGACGTGGGAAACGGCGCAATACATAGCTCAGTACCTCGTCGCTGACTTCCAGCGAGCGCGCTTCAAATTCTTTGCGAAATGCCAGCCGCAGCCCGTCCTCTTCCATGAACTGAGTATGGCTTACCAGCCCCCAGCCCAGACGGGTCTGCAGGTCGGCCAGTTTCAACCCCAGTTGATCGGGGGCACGATCGGCAGCGATGACAAGCCGTGTCTCGGCTTCACGACAACGGTTGATGCAATGGAAAACATCGACTTCCGAGGCGTGGTCCAGACGTTGCAGATCATCGAAGCACAGAAGCTCGACCTGCTCCATACCGTCCAGAGCACCTGGCTGGTTGACCATTTCGCCCGGAATATAGGCAACCCGATAGCCCTTTTGTGAAAGGGCCTGACAGGCGGCACTGAGCAGATGGGTTTTGCCGGTGCCCGACTCCCCCCAAAGAAAGATCTGCTGTTCATTGAGTTTGCCGTCGACAAAGGCACGCATGCTGTCGCGCACCAGTGCCGTCGCCGAGTCCACATGGAAGCTGTCGAACGATACCGCTGGCGCTGCGTCCAGTGCCAGAGTCAATTGAGGATGAGAATGCATGAGTTAGGATGCTACGTCTTTGTGGCAAGCGGTCCAGGTGTACAGAGTCGGATTCTAACGCCCGAACTCCAGCACCAGGTCTGCATTACGACTCAATGAGTCGGGCACGTCTGTCACCGGAGGCGCTGTTCTGCGCAACCAGCTCTGAGACACTACGGCGGATTCAACAGCTGGCAGCGAACTGCGCGGCAGCAGTGCAAAGACTACTGAGGTATCGCTGACTTCTTTGGGATATACCGTACGAACCTCTGGCAGAGCTTCGAAGAATTTCATCATGGCTGCATAGTTGGCGGTGGAATCGATTGATCCAACCCAGACCAGCACCTCGGTATCCGCAATGGCACTGCCACCATATCGATAGGTTTCATCCAGGGCCTCCTCCTCTCCCAGTATAGCCAGGCCGCTTTGCAAAGCCTGATCAAGACTGCTTGTATCGAAGTCCTGCTTCTGGATTTGATCACCTAACAACCGGGTCCAGTTACCAGTCCAGCCCTGCGCACCATTGCGGGCCAGAGTACCAATCAGTATCGTATCCTGACCATAGCGTGCCGAGGCTGCCCGGATGCGATCCAGATCTCCGACCAGCAGATCTTCCAGACCCAGAGCCGCAAGATCCTCGTCATCGCCTGACGGAAATACCAGCGAGATACCCGCAGCACCGACGATTTCACGCGACCTGGACTGCACATTCACGGCAGCCGGATCACTGATCATGATATCGCGCCCATCATCCTGTACCAGCAGCCACACCAGAGCACTATCGGTGCGCAGTAAGGGCGCCGTTTCTGAGTCTGCTGCCGTCTCGGCATTGTCGGGCTCACCTTCAATCAACAGATCAACGGATTCTCGATCAAAACTGACCAGCATCAGTTGCGTGGCCTGTCCGGTACGTCGAACTTCATCCGTCAGTGGGGTATCCGACTCGATAACGGTACCCGGCGGTGGAGCACGATATGAGTAACCAGTGACATATTGCTCTGCTTTTTTCAATCCCGCTCTGACGTCATCGCGATTAAGTAACGTTTTGTCACCACTGTTATTCAGCAACACACGGCGAAAAGCTACCTGATAGGCATGCTCTTGCTCTTCGGCCCCGCGATCGGCAACGGCCACCTCAACCGAATAGGCATCATTCTGTGCCAGCACGACGCCCGGCACTGTCAGCATCACAAGCGCAAATGCCGCCAGCTGGCGCCTCCAGCGGGCACCCTGCAGCACGCCACAGCACAGCCTCAAGGCACTGAAGATCGCCTTGCCTGATGCCGTTAACTGCGCCTGAATGCGCCAAGTTGACACACCTAATGAACTACTTGTCATTTGAGTATCCATCATGAAATCGTCCAGCGAGTATCCCGCGAACACCGCCAATGCATTAAGCGTATCATTGAACCCACCTCGCATCGCTTATGATGGCCGTTTCGCTGTACCCGACCATGACTGAAAAAACACAAGCCAAGCCCGTGACTACTAAACCTGGAATGACCTATGCCGATGCCGGCGTCGATATCGCCGCCGGTAACGAACTCGTCAACCAGATCAAACCTCTGGTTGCCCGAACACGTCGACCCGGTGTGCTGGGCAGTATCGGCGGGTTTGGTGGCCTCTTTGAGTTGCCGGTGGACCGTTACAGGCAACCTGTCATGGTTTCCGGCGCCGATGGCGTTGGCACCAAGCTGCGACTTGCCATTGAACTAGGCATTCACGACACCATCGGCATCGATCTGGTCGCCATGTGCGTCAATGACATCATTGTCTGTGGCGCTGAACCACTATGGTTTCTGGATTACTACGCCACCGGCAAACTGGACGTTGATCAAGCGCGTGATGTCATCAGTGGCATTGCCGAGGGCTGTGTCCAGTCTGGCGCTGCGCTTCTAGGCGGCGAAACAGCAGAAATGCCCGGCATTTATGCTGGTGACGACTACGATCTGGCAGGTTTTGCCGTGGGTGTGGTCGAAAAAAGCGACATCATTGACGGCTCTGCCGTTGCGGCTGGCAACCTGATTGTCGGCATCGCCTCATCAGGCCCTCACTCCAATGGTTACTCCCTGATCAGAAAATTGATTGAGGGTCACGATCTGGCAAGTCCGATGGGCGAGTCCACGCTGGGCAAGACCCTGCTTGCACCCACACGTATCTATGCAAAATCGCTTGCCCACGTCATGTCAAAACATACCGTGCATGCCGTAGCGCACATCACCGGTGGTGGCCTGACCGAGAACATTCCTCGCGTCATGCCCGACGATACCGTTGCTGTCATCAATCGCGATTCCTGGTCTCTCTCACCCATATTCAGCTGGCTGCAAACAGCCGGCAGCATCAGTGATGCAGAAATGCTGAAAACCTTCAACTGCGGCATCGGCATGGCCATTGTCGTGGCCGCCGCCGACGCAGAAGCGGTCGTTGCCAGCCTCGAAGAGGCCGGTGAACAGGCCAGCGTCATTGGCAGCATCGAGACCAGCACAGGCGAACCCTGCGTCCGCTACACATAAAGCTGAGTGTTCGCGTCGCTACCACCGACCGATCCCTTGCCTGAACCAGACTCCCCGTTGCCTCTATGCACGACGATTCTCAGAGCCCCTCTTCAGTGCTTCCATCCCTGTCGATACTGATTTCGGGGCGCGGTTCGAACATGATCGCCATTGCCAAAGCCTGCCAAAGCGGCGAGCTTCAGGCAACAGTGGGACTGGTCATCAGTAATCGCCCGGATGCCCGAGGAATCGAGGCAGCTCGGGAGATGGGCATTGAGACGGCTATCATCGACCACAAGGGTTTTGACAGTCGCCTCGAATTTGACCAGGCCCTGCACGAACGCCTGCAACAAGCCCGGCCTGACTGGATTGTTCTGGCAGGTTTCATGCGCATCCTTACAGGGCAGTTCGTTGACCGCTGGCAAGGGCGTATGCTTAACATTCACCCGTCGCTACTCCCTAAATATCCCGGACTTGATACTCATGCACGGGCTATTGCAGCGGGTGATTCACATGCTGGCGCCAGTGTCCATATCGTCTCACCGGAGCTTGATGCCGGACCTGTCATCTCGCAAGTCAAAGTGGCTATCGAGCCTGAAGATACTGCCGAATCACTGGCACAGAGAGTGTTGCAGGAAGAACATGCGTTATATATCACTGCCCTGCAACATTGCGTAAACATGGATCTCGATTCAAGCACAAATTCAATGTTACCGTGACCCGTTCTGGTGTTTGCCCATGATGGGCACACACGACTAACGGTGCCTCACCAGCAAACCGCGCTGATTAATCTATTCTGCTAATACGCCCACAGGACTACAGCCATGACGAGCTTGCATTTGCCCGGAGCATTAAGCCGAACTCTACCGTTTGCCATCGCCGGTATCGTACTGTCGGCTGTCTCGATATGTGACGCCACAGCCCAGTCATTGAAAAGCGGTGACCTGGCGCCATTCGAGGTGGTGTACGAAGTTGGCAACAACCTCATCAACGCCGGTGATGCTCGCCTGGTCTTGTCAAACAAGGCGAATCTGTGGACCTACAGCCTCAAAATCCAGCCCAGAGGCGTATTCAAGCTGGCAGGTAAAGGCCGAATCAGCGAACAAAGCACCTTCACGCTGGCAGGGTCTGACGATAATGTCCAACTTCAGCCGCAGAGCTACAGCTATCGCCAGGACGACGAACGACGTCGACAGGTAGATGCAAGTTTTGACTGGGCCAACAACGCCGTAACCCACAAATATCGAGGCAAGACGGTTACCGAAACCTTTGACGAACCCTTGCTCGATCGCCTGACGGCCACCCTGCTCATCATGAATACGCTGCGACATGATTTCCAAAAGGTTGAACTACCTATTTTCGACAGCGCCAAGATCAAGCAAGTAGAGTTCGTCAATGAAGGACATGAAACCTTGCAAACCCGGCTTGGCACTATCGATACGATACGTGTTACCAACCATAACGCTATCGGCGGAAGTCGGCAGACCATCACCTGGTTTGCCCCTTCACTGGACTATCTGCCTGTCAAGATCGAACACAAGAAACGCGA is a window encoding:
- the wrbA gene encoding NAD(P)H:quinone oxidoreductase is translated as MTFDNQTRILIVYDSNGGNTYRMAQQIARGVESVKNCHAILRATPKVGDRSATALPEVPESGAPFAETADLRECEGLIIGSPTHFGNMSASLKYFLDQTTEQWFAGTLAGKPAAAFTSTGSMHGGQESTLLSMMVPLLHHGMLICGLPYSNPELMQTLRGGTPYGASHVAGEDGKAPLAPTETALCKALGARVASIALALTNSPEAARS
- a CDS encoding DUF3108 domain-containing protein codes for the protein MTSLHLPGALSRTLPFAIAGIVLSAVSICDATAQSLKSGDLAPFEVVYEVGNNLINAGDARLVLSNKANLWTYSLKIQPRGVFKLAGKGRISEQSTFTLAGSDDNVQLQPQSYSYRQDDERRRQVDASFDWANNAVTHKYRGKTVTETFDEPLLDRLTATLLIMNTLRHDFQKVELPIFDSAKIKQVEFVNEGHETLQTRLGTIDTIRVTNHNAIGGSRQTITWFAPSLDYLPVKIEHKKRDELVVRLSLLSFENRVTSLELGGALPVEDSSADEEAEEVEVADEKVELEEILEVVVPDPVTETEPAKSE
- the purN gene encoding phosphoribosylglycinamide formyltransferase — protein: MHDDSQSPSSVLPSLSILISGRGSNMIAIAKACQSGELQATVGLVISNRPDARGIEAAREMGIETAIIDHKGFDSRLEFDQALHERLQQARPDWIVLAGFMRILTGQFVDRWQGRMLNIHPSLLPKYPGLDTHARAIAAGDSHAGASVHIVSPELDAGPVISQVKVAIEPEDTAESLAQRVLQEEHALYITALQHCVNMDLDSSTNSMLP
- the purM gene encoding phosphoribosylformylglycinamidine cyclo-ligase, with the translated sequence MTEKTQAKPVTTKPGMTYADAGVDIAAGNELVNQIKPLVARTRRPGVLGSIGGFGGLFELPVDRYRQPVMVSGADGVGTKLRLAIELGIHDTIGIDLVAMCVNDIIVCGAEPLWFLDYYATGKLDVDQARDVISGIAEGCVQSGAALLGGETAEMPGIYAGDDYDLAGFAVGVVEKSDIIDGSAVAAGNLIVGIASSGPHSNGYSLIRKLIEGHDLASPMGESTLGKTLLAPTRIYAKSLAHVMSKHTVHAVAHITGGGLTENIPRVMPDDTVAVINRDSWSLSPIFSWLQTAGSISDAEMLKTFNCGIGMAIVVAAADAEAVVASLEEAGEQASVIGSIETSTGEPCVRYT
- a CDS encoding DUF2066 domain-containing protein; translation: MMDTQMTSSSLGVSTWRIQAQLTASGKAIFSALRLCCGVLQGARWRRQLAAFALVMLTVPGVVLAQNDAYSVEVAVADRGAEEQEHAYQVAFRRVLLNNSGDKTLLNRDDVRAGLKKAEQYVTGYSYRAPPPGTVIESDTPLTDEVRRTGQATQLMLVSFDRESVDLLIEGEPDNAETAADSETAPLLRTDSALVWLLVQDDGRDIMISDPAAVNVQSRSREIVGAAGISLVFPSGDDEDLAALGLEDLLVGDLDRIRAASARYGQDTILIGTLARNGAQGWTGNWTRLLGDQIQKQDFDTSSLDQALQSGLAILGEEEALDETYRYGGSAIADTEVLVWVGSIDSTANYAAMMKFFEALPEVRTVYPKEVSDTSVVFALLPRSSLPAVESAVVSQSWLRRTAPPVTDVPDSLSRNADLVLEFGR
- a CDS encoding DUF2069 domain-containing protein, encoding MSKTKKARKPRYESPHHAHIGRLMTLVGYFGLLLLIINWFSWIAPPEQVPRSLTIAGLAIPLLFPLRGIIHARRYTHQWVGFLSMLYFIIGVDVWFNQQAIEQLLGMSMVLFSLLLMVGSSMYSRYTPTPPELRKPVEDK
- the hda gene encoding DnaA regulatory inactivator Hda, whose translation is MHSHPQLTLALDAAPAVSFDSFHVDSATALVRDSMRAFVDGKLNEQQIFLWGESGTGKTHLLSAACQALSQKGYRVAYIPGEMVNQPGALDGMEQVELLCFDDLQRLDHASEVDVFHCINRCREAETRLVIAADRAPDQLGLKLADLQTRLGWGLVSHTQFMEEDGLRLAFRKEFEARSLEVSDEVLSYVLRRFPRRMATLKYVVNTLDDVSLSEQRRITVPFIKSVFGEAERAALAGRVR